The following proteins are encoded in a genomic region of Sulfurovum indicum:
- a CDS encoding YaaA family protein, with protein sequence MKILLAPSETKKSGGEAPFRLEALLFDALLPYRTRLLHTYMNILQKKDMAELSAMFGLKKEADIKMHIKDIIHEPAMKAIERYTGVAFDHLNYPSLSPEAQNYVDEHVILCSNLFGFLRADDMIPEYRLKQGASVSDIKVEKYYQEHGAALMEAYLKDEEILDLRAGFYDKFYKPTKPYTTLKFIKEGKVVSHWAKAYRGIVLREVATAGIETINDFMKLPLEGLSIAEIQTKKNRTEIIYDIEL encoded by the coding sequence ATGAAGATACTTCTTGCCCCCAGTGAAACCAAAAAAAGCGGAGGGGAAGCGCCTTTCAGACTTGAAGCCCTTCTCTTTGATGCACTGCTTCCCTATCGGACCAGACTTCTGCATACCTATATGAACATCCTGCAAAAAAAAGATATGGCAGAGCTAAGTGCTATGTTTGGGCTCAAAAAAGAGGCAGATATCAAAATGCATATTAAAGATATAATACATGAGCCTGCAATGAAAGCCATAGAACGTTATACCGGAGTTGCTTTCGATCATCTCAACTATCCGTCTTTGTCTCCTGAGGCACAAAACTATGTGGATGAACATGTCATCCTCTGCTCAAATCTTTTTGGCTTTCTGCGTGCGGACGACATGATCCCGGAATACCGTCTCAAACAGGGAGCATCGGTAAGCGATATCAAAGTAGAGAAATACTACCAGGAGCATGGTGCAGCACTGATGGAGGCCTATCTTAAAGACGAAGAGATCCTTGATCTGCGTGCGGGATTTTACGACAAGTTCTACAAACCGACCAAGCCCTACACTACCCTCAAGTTCATCAAGGAGGGAAAAGTGGTCAGCCACTGGGCAAAAGCGTATCGCGGTATTGTTTTAAGAGAAGTTGCGACAGCAGGTATCGAAACGATCAATGATTTTATGAAGCTGCCTCTTGAAGGTCTTTCTATCGCAGAGATACAGACAAAGAAAAACAGAACCGAGATCATTTATGATATCGAACTATAA
- the tuf gene encoding elongation factor Tu yields MAKEKFERTKPHVNIGTIGHVDHGKTTLTAAITAVLATKNDTALMDYDQIDNAPEERERGITIATSHVEYETDTRHYAHVDCPGHADYVKNMITGAAQMDGAILVIAATDGPMAQTREHILLSKQVGVPYIVVFLNKEDQLDDEDKEEMLELVEMEVRELLSEYDFPGDDTPIIAGSAFQALEEAKAGNIGPWSEKILALMEAVDTYIPEPVRETDKDFLMPIEDIFTIQGRGTVVTGKVDRGQVCVGDEVEIVGLKDTLKTTVTGVEMFRKEMDCGQAGDNCGVLIRGIGKEEVQRGMVLCKPGSITPHTKFEAEVYVLTKEEGGRHTPFFNNYRPQFYVRTTDVTGSVQLQEGTEMVMPGDNVKIDVELIAPIALEEGTRFAIREGGRTVGAGVVSKIIA; encoded by the coding sequence ATGGCTAAAGAAAAATTCGAACGAACGAAACCGCATGTTAACATCGGTACTATCGGTCACGTTGACCACGGTAAAACTACTTTGACTGCTGCAATTACAGCGGTACTTGCAACTAAAAACGACACTGCTCTTATGGACTATGATCAGATCGATAACGCTCCGGAAGAGAGAGAAAGAGGGATTACGATCGCAACTTCTCACGTAGAGTACGAAACTGATACAAGACACTACGCACACGTAGACTGTCCAGGTCACGCTGACTACGTTAAAAACATGATTACCGGTGCTGCTCAAATGGATGGTGCTATTCTTGTTATTGCTGCTACTGATGGACCAATGGCTCAAACTAGAGAGCACATTCTTCTTTCCAAGCAGGTAGGTGTTCCATATATCGTTGTATTCCTGAATAAAGAAGATCAACTTGATGATGAAGACAAAGAAGAGATGCTCGAACTGGTAGAGATGGAAGTACGTGAACTTCTTTCTGAGTATGACTTCCCAGGTGACGATACTCCAATCATCGCAGGTTCTGCATTCCAAGCACTTGAAGAAGCAAAAGCTGGTAACATCGGGCCATGGTCTGAGAAGATCCTTGCATTGATGGAAGCTGTTGATACATACATTCCTGAGCCTGTACGTGAGACTGACAAAGACTTCTTGATGCCAATCGAAGATATCTTTACAATTCAAGGACGTGGTACTGTTGTAACTGGTAAAGTTGACAGAGGACAAGTATGTGTTGGTGATGAAGTTGAGATCGTTGGCCTTAAAGACACACTTAAAACAACTGTAACTGGTGTTGAAATGTTCCGTAAGGAAATGGATTGTGGTCAAGCTGGTGACAACTGTGGTGTTCTTATCCGTGGTATCGGTAAAGAAGAAGTACAAAGAGGTATGGTTCTTTGTAAGCCGGGTTCAATCACTCCACACACTAAGTTCGAAGCTGAAGTATATGTACTTACTAAAGAAGAAGGTGGTAGACACACTCCATTCTTTAACAACTATAGACCTCAGTTCTATGTACGTACAACAGACGTAACTGGTTCAGTTCAACTTCAGGAAGGTACTGAAATGGTTATGCCAGGTGACAACGTAAAAATCGATGTTGAGCTTATCGCACCAATCGCACTTGAAGAAGGTACAAGATTCGCTATCCGTGAGGGTGGTAGAACTGTTGGTGCTGGTGTTGTTTCTAAGATCATCGCTTAA
- the rplK gene encoding 50S ribosomal protein L11: MAKKIAEKFKMMIPAGSANPSPPVGPALGQRGVNIMEFCKAFNEKTKDKMGFKIPVIVTVYTDRSFTFETKQPPASDLILKAAGVKKGTDNPLLNKVGSITKAKLEEIIDQKIADLNTTDREAAARILAGSCRSMGIEIVD; the protein is encoded by the coding sequence ATGGCAAAAAAGATAGCTGAAAAGTTTAAAATGATGATCCCAGCCGGATCTGCTAACCCATCACCGCCAGTCGGACCTGCACTTGGTCAGCGTGGTGTTAACATTATGGAGTTTTGTAAAGCATTCAACGAGAAGACTAAAGATAAAATGGGATTCAAGATTCCTGTAATCGTTACAGTGTATACAGACAGAAGCTTTACGTTTGAAACAAAACAGCCACCGGCTTCAGATCTTATTCTTAAGGCAGCAGGTGTGAAAAAAGGTACTGATAACCCACTTTTGAACAAAGTAGGATCTATCACTAAAGCGAAACTCGAAGAGATCATTGACCAAAAGATCGCTGACCTTAATACAACTGACAGAGAAGCGGCTGCGAGAATTCTTGCGGGAAGCTGTAGAAGTATGGGTATTGAGATTGTAGACTAA
- the rplA gene encoding 50S ribosomal protein L1 — protein sequence MAKKVSKRREALLKKVDATKEYSVDEAMATLKELKSAKFDETVEVALNLNVDPRHADQMVRGSVVLPHGTGKTVRVAVFAKDAKADEAKAAGADLVGSDELIEQIQAGKIDFDIVISTPDMMGVLGKVARVLGPKGLMPNPKTGTVTMDVTKAVENAKGGQVNFRVDKKGNIHAGIGKVSFDIEKIRENFNTFIEAINKAKPASAKGRYITNAAVSLTMSPSVTLDTAEVMDIK from the coding sequence ATGGCAAAAAAAGTAAGTAAAAGAAGAGAAGCACTACTTAAAAAAGTAGATGCAACAAAAGAGTACAGTGTAGATGAAGCAATGGCTACACTTAAAGAGCTCAAGTCGGCAAAATTCGACGAAACTGTTGAAGTAGCACTTAACTTGAATGTTGACCCAAGACATGCAGATCAAATGGTAAGAGGGTCCGTTGTCCTTCCTCATGGAACGGGTAAAACAGTAAGAGTAGCTGTATTCGCAAAAGATGCTAAAGCTGATGAAGCAAAAGCGGCAGGTGCAGATCTTGTAGGTTCTGACGAGCTTATCGAGCAGATTCAGGCAGGGAAGATCGATTTTGATATCGTGATCTCTACGCCTGACATGATGGGTGTACTTGGAAAAGTAGCAAGAGTACTTGGCCCAAAAGGTTTAATGCCAAATCCTAAAACAGGTACAGTAACGATGGATGTGACCAAAGCCGTTGAAAATGCAAAAGGCGGACAGGTGAACTTTAGAGTTGACAAAAAAGGTAACATCCATGCAGGTATCGGTAAAGTCTCTTTTGATATTGAAAAGATCAGAGAGAATTTCAATACATTTATTGAGGCGATCAATAAAGCAAAACCTGCTTCCGCTAAAGGAAGATATATTACCAATGCAGCGGTATCATTGACAATGAGCCCATCTGTTACTTTGGATACTGCAGAAGTAATGGACATCAAATAA
- the secE gene encoding preprotein translocase subunit SecE, producing the protein MEKISTFIAHARAELHKVIFPTKVQVRQAFLAVVLVVTVISIFLALVDLMMSSIVSTVL; encoded by the coding sequence ATGGAAAAAATTTCAACATTCATTGCACATGCAAGAGCAGAGCTCCATAAAGTAATATTTCCAACCAAAGTACAAGTAAGACAAGCATTTTTAGCAGTTGTTCTCGTAGTAACTGTCATTTCAATATTTTTAGCATTGGTTGACCTGATGATGTCATCCATCGTATCTACAGTTTTATAG
- a CDS encoding SUI1 family translation initiation factor produces MKENLFEMGADIGDGWSSDNKEKTVTKKKVEIKPPQKHQLYLAKEKRRGKIVTIVKPFHLARQELKALLKTLKKKLGTGGTLKEESLEFQGDIPDKLRTTLEEMHYRFRV; encoded by the coding sequence ATGAAAGAGAACCTGTTTGAAATGGGTGCCGATATTGGAGACGGTTGGTCGTCGGACAATAAAGAAAAAACTGTTACTAAAAAAAAGGTAGAGATCAAACCTCCCCAAAAGCATCAACTCTATCTTGCCAAAGAGAAGCGCAGGGGAAAGATCGTAACCATCGTCAAACCCTTCCACCTTGCCAGGCAGGAGCTTAAGGCACTACTTAAAACACTCAAGAAGAAACTCGGTACGGGAGGAACGCTTAAGGAGGAGAGCCTTGAGTTTCAGGGAGACATCCCCGACAAACTCCGTACAACCCTGGAAGAGATGCACTACCGCTTCAGAGTCTAA
- the nusG gene encoding transcription termination/antitermination protein NusG produces MAYQWYAIQTYAGSEQAVKRAIEQLAADYGIEDKVERIVVPTEEVIEVKNGEKKITERTLYSGYVFAQIDLDTNLWHKIQSLPRVSRFIGEQKTPTPLTEADIKVILDKMEQKSAPRPKVDFEAGEMVRIIDGPFANFTGMVEEYDLDHGKLKLNVSIFGRNTPVEILYTQVEKII; encoded by the coding sequence ATGGCTTATCAATGGTATGCAATTCAAACATATGCGGGAAGTGAGCAGGCAGTTAAAAGAGCCATCGAGCAGTTAGCCGCGGACTATGGTATTGAAGATAAAGTTGAAAGAATCGTTGTCCCTACCGAAGAGGTCATCGAGGTTAAAAATGGCGAAAAGAAGATCACAGAGAGAACACTTTATTCAGGTTACGTATTTGCACAGATAGACCTGGATACTAATCTTTGGCACAAGATACAGTCTCTGCCAAGAGTATCTAGATTTATCGGTGAACAAAAGACACCAACCCCTCTTACTGAAGCGGATATCAAAGTGATTCTGGACAAAATGGAGCAGAAATCGGCTCCACGTCCAAAAGTCGATTTCGAGGCAGGTGAAATGGTACGTATTATTGACGGACCGTTTGCAAACTTTACAGGAATGGTAGAAGAGTATGATCTTGACCATGGAAAGTTGAAGTTAAATGTTTCGATCTTTGGTAGAAACACACCAGTTGAAATCCTCTACACACAAGTAGAGAAAATCATATAA
- the rplJ gene encoding 50S ribosomal protein L10 produces the protein MTRTRKEELVAEMTAEFKDAGAIIVCDYKGMTVEALETVRNMAREEDTKVKVIKNKLAAIALENAGCEAVDFKDTNLVIWGDTQVLPCKIADKAATQFKGSFAIKTGLIEGKVASMETINAMAKLPTRDELIGMLLNVWNAPVQNFTIGLKALADKKEAEEA, from the coding sequence ATGACAAGAACTAGAAAAGAAGAGCTGGTTGCAGAGATGACAGCAGAATTCAAAGATGCTGGTGCGATCATCGTCTGTGATTATAAAGGGATGACTGTTGAAGCTCTCGAGACTGTACGTAATATGGCTCGTGAAGAAGATACAAAAGTCAAGGTCATTAAAAACAAGCTTGCTGCAATCGCATTGGAAAATGCCGGTTGTGAAGCCGTTGATTTTAAAGACACTAACCTTGTAATCTGGGGTGATACACAAGTATTGCCTTGTAAGATCGCTGACAAAGCTGCTACTCAGTTCAAAGGGAGCTTTGCGATCAAAACTGGTTTGATCGAAGGTAAAGTTGCCTCTATGGAAACCATCAATGCGATGGCTAAACTTCCAACTAGAGATGAACTTATCGGTATGCTTCTCAATGTATGGAATGCACCGGTTCAGAACTTTACTATCGGCTTGAAAGCGCTTGCTGATAAAAAAGAAGCAGAAGAGGCTTAA
- the rpmG gene encoding 50S ribosomal protein L33 produces MRETVHLGCEKCTRRNYHTTKNKKTTTEKLALKKYCKWCKEHTVHKEMKL; encoded by the coding sequence ATGAGAGAAACCGTTCATTTAGGATGTGAGAAGTGTACTAGACGTAACTATCACACAACTAAAAATAAAAAAACAACAACAGAAAAACTTGCACTAAAGAAGTATTGTAAGTGGTGCAAAGAGCACACTGTGCATAAAGAGATGAAGCTGTAA
- the rplL gene encoding 50S ribosomal protein L7/L12 → MATTKEDVLEFISNLSVLELSELVKEFEEKFGVTAQATVVAAGAAGGAAEAAEEQTEFNVVLTDAGAKKINTIKVVRAITGLGLKEAKAAVEETPSVLKEGVSKEEAEELKKQIEEAGASCELK, encoded by the coding sequence ATGGCAACAACAAAAGAAGATGTATTAGAATTTATTTCTAACCTTTCAGTACTTGAGCTTTCTGAGCTTGTAAAAGAATTTGAAGAAAAATTTGGTGTAACTGCACAAGCTACAGTAGTTGCAGCTGGTGCTGCCGGTGGTGCTGCTGAAGCTGCTGAAGAGCAGACAGAGTTCAACGTTGTTCTTACAGACGCTGGTGCGAAGAAGATCAACACAATTAAAGTTGTAAGAGCGATCACAGGTCTTGGACTTAAAGAAGCGAAAGCTGCTGTTGAAGAGACTCCATCTGTACTTAAAGAGGGTGTTTCTAAAGAAGAAGCTGAAGAGCTTAAAAAACAAATCGAAGAAGCTGGTGCTTCTTGTGAGCTTAAATAA